In Euphorbia lathyris chromosome 2, ddEupLath1.1, whole genome shotgun sequence, the sequence TTTCATTTATATATCTAAACATAGAttttggccctgtttggtaaagagcgttttgggataaaaagaacGGTTTTGatcaactttagaggtttgaccactaaaaccgctaattggagtgtttggtggagagaggtttggaagagagttttggaatgaaaacgctaatttagaaaaagctcttaaaaggagctttttcaaatAGCGTTTTACAATACTAAAATTAATAGACttttttaaccctaatagataaaCTCTCACTtttcctgcgccaaaattaatgcccttattcatctttttgcacaaaccgctattatcaatcagctaatttttaccaaacaggtcatcaaatcagctagtcaaatcagctaatgtaatccgctaacagctaattcccaaaaaGGACCTTTACACTAAATTAACTAAAACTATTCATTCTATCCACTTATTCttcattaaaatattttttatgttaGAAATGTGGAAAAAAAACAGTAGAAATTTTCTCAATGTTTTTAGGTAGTTCAAAAAATCTGTCATTTTGTAAATGGACGAAACCTtgacaaacttttaaactatatgAACATTTTTGCAAATGTACAAACCAGAAGGATTAACTTTATACTTTACCCTCATATCAGTTAGACTGATTAAATATGAATTGAATAAAAAACCTGAAGAAACTATTTTATTCTAAGCACTATctcgaaataataataataaacctgTAAAACAAAGTACGTACTATTGTGATATAGAAATCAAGAAAAGCTAGGTCGATGATGAGGAAGCAAGAACTAATAATCAAGAACATACCTTAAAGAGGATGGATACACACAAGATCCATAACCTATGCCACACAGGAAAAAATAagcaaaagaaacaaaaaaacataatagCCATTAAAAAAAGGGGAGAAAAGAAACAAACTTGGGTCAGTTTTAGCAAGAGTGGCAGTGCCGGAGAAATCACAGGAGCCAGGGGCCATGGACTTGCGCTGAAAGTAGCTGTTAAAGGCATAAGAAGCATGAGCCTGTATTGTGTTAGGAAGGAAGCAAAGTCCATTAGAGAGAATAGGTGTGCAGTCAGCTCCAGCACTGCATGCATAATCAATAGCCGATTGTAAAGCCTGCACGCTTGCATCACTTCTTGCCACGCACCAGTTTCCGCCTGAAACACCTATTATAACACTAGACAACAAAAACAagctaaagaagaagaagatggagaTGGAGAATGTTGTAGCCATGGCGGAGAGGAGAGTATGAGTGTGTTATAGGGGCTCTGAGTTATGGGGCTGAGTTGGTAAAGCATGAGAGAGAAGATAAGAGAACAAACAATATTACTttactttctttctctttttactCCTTTTGTGCCCATTTCTCTTTTTGTTGGGTATTCCTATTAGTATTAATTCTATGGAAACTGGAAATCCAATAACAATTTTTCAAATTCATGTATATGGGCTCCACAATCACTGTGTTAAAGAAAACCTTTTTTATATTCTTGTcgtgtaatttataaaaatcactcaataataattcaataaaataataatttatgggATAATCGTAATTACTTAATTGAATTAGTAATGAGTTTATTATATACTAGATCTCTTCATGGCCGGGTTGGGTCGGATTCGTACCGGGCCTAATGGGATTATGTTAATATTGGCGGGCTCGGGCTGGACTTGGACTAAAAAAtcaagttaatttaatttaccaACATAAGACACTTAGTAATAAAGGGGTCTCAGGAACATGATAAAAGTCTAGCTGATGCAGCGACCAAGTTACTAGAAATATCTCTGATAACGAACCAAAACTAGCAGTGGCTTGAGTAGGCAAAATCGCAGCATCGGTATAGCACTTCAACATAACAGGCGAAAGTGGACATCACTTAGCAACTGGACATGCAGTCGGAGAAGAGGGACTGACAGGCGTCAAGCATAACTGAGCTTGGTTCCTGCTCAAAAACAAAGCAGTAGCTTGATTGAAAATCAAACCAGTTGAGGCATTCTTATTGTTCCAAACTATATTATTTCAATAAGACTAGATGTTCCATGAAATCATAGCTCCTAAACAAATTAAGTTAGAGTTTTTAGAACAAACAATATAAGTCCAGAAATCGTGAAAGAAGTTGAATGAGCCACTAGCATCTCCAATCTCCAAAAAACTCCAAACTTGATGAGCTTTAATACAACCAATGAGAGCATGGAGTCTTCTTCAGCACAAAAACAAAGCAGACAATTTGTGAGAGCATGAACATAACGCCGATGAAGAGCATAGAGGGTAGGAAGCGAATTAGACCGAGTATGCCATATAAAATACGCACTTTAGGTGGAATATTCAAATTCCACAGTTACAAGAGCTAGAGTTTGAATACGAGTTACCTTCCATAACTGGATATAGTTATAAGCCTCTCGAATAGAGAAACGCCCTTTTCTATCCCAAAACTAATACCATCCATGAAGAATATTTCATTGACTCAAAGGAATTTGTTTGATCCACTGTATATCTCTCACATTAAAAAGACCATTCAAAGCAACTTCATTCCATTTATGTCTAGAATCCTCCAATAAATCTGTCACTTTTAGGTCCTCCATCCCAACACTAATTGTACTAGTAACCATCGGACGCTGACCATCTAGAATCCACGGATACATGTAAACAGAAATAGTTGCACTGAAACCAACTAAACATCTAGCTCCCCTCGAATTAGATCATGAGTCGCCATTATACTATGCCATATATAACTAGGATTGTCCTTAAGTTGTACTTCAATGAAATGGGAATTATGATTATACCTTGCTTTATATACCCGAACCACTAGGGAAGTAGGATGATTCAAAAGCCTCCACAAGCAAAACGAAATTAAAATCCTTCATTTTCCTGAAACCTATTCCACCAACAGATTTTGGAAGGCATAAGTTATCTTAGGAAGTCCATCGGGTGCCTTTGTCATCTCCACCATTTGAGCCCCACCAAAATGAGTTCATCAGATGCTCAAACTCCGCACAAACTAACTTCAGAACTTAAAACAATCTCATAACACAAGAGGAAACCGATTGAACCACTGATTTAATCAACACTTTCTTATCAGCTCTCGAAAGGAATTTAGACTTCCAATTATTAAGTTTAGATTTAACTTTTTCCTTAACATATCTAAATACATCCACTTTCTTCCTCCCAATGAGAGAAGGGAGACCCAAGTATTTTCCAGGGGTTAAGAGAGATGGAACTCCAAAAAGAGAAGAGAGCTCACTTGTAATATCAGAAGTACAATTACGGCTGAAGTCAGTTGAGGATTTCTCAGAATTGATCTGCTTCCCGGAAGCTAACTCATAGTTCTTAAGGCACCATTTGACAATTTTTCCTTCACTTTTTGTAATAGCTGTCATCAGTAAAGAAAATATGAGATATTGAGGGAGCGTTACGAGCTATTATGTAGGGATGAATAAGAACTCGATCTTCTAAATTGGATAAAGCAGTAGAGAGCCCTTTCACACAAATAAGAAACAAGTACATAGAGATGGGATCTCCTTGACAAAGACCTCAATGAGGTACAATAGGACCCACAGTATGCCCGTTATTAGTCACATGATAACGAGCCTTTCAAACACAAAATGGCATGACCTTGTAACAATATTTGGCCAATCTCTGATATTTTACGCCAACATATTTTAGACAAACTGGTATGACCTTGTAACAATATTTGGCCTGGTGTGTAACGCAAGTTGTCATTTCTCCATCTTTCAGATCTATATTGACTTGGTGATAGCCCATTTTGGCATCTGTGCAATAATATACTTCATGTCCTGCTATTGAATCAATCATTTGGCCTATTTTGGGTACTGGATACTTATCCTTGGGGCACACTTTATTCAATTCTGTGAAAGCTATGCACATCTTATATGCCCCACTTGTCTCCTTGACCAATACCACATTCGCCAACCATATTGGGTAGTCCACCTCTTTAATGTAATCGGTCTCAAGCAATTTCTTTACCTTATCTTCTATCGCTTGCTGCCTTTCTGGTGCATGGTTTCTCTTCTTTTAGGCTGTAGACATGGTAGATGGGTCAATATTTAGCTTACGATTTATAACATTTTGGCTTATTCCTATTTATTTCCTCTACATGCCATGCAAATATCTAATGCTCCTTAACAGTGATCTTCTTAAGCTCTTCCTTAACATTTGATTATAAATCCTTTGCGATCCGAAACTCTTTGGCTGGGGCTATAGTTAAGATTTCAATTGCTCCTACTTGTTTGGATCTTAATTCATCCTCGTCCTCTTCATCTACTAGGGTATGTAGCGAGGCGATGTATGTTTCTTTTTCCATCTTTTGGTTGCCTCTTGCTATGACTAGCCCATTGTTTGTTCGGATCTGCAAAGATAAATATCTCATGGACATAACTGCATCGGACTAGGATAAAAATGGCGTCCCCATAATGACATTGTACGCCAATGGTTTGTACACTATTGTAAATTCACAGTTGCCTTTCCAGATCTCACTTTCATCCCCAAACTGTCATTCTAGTACCATTTCGTTGTATACCAACTTTGAATGACCCATGGCGTTTATCAATGGTTCTTGTACAAGTTTCTCTTTTGTAAATCTACTCGTAACCTTTTGAGTGCACTATAGATAATCACATTTATAGAGATTTCAGTGTCATTTGGGATCTGTTTAACTTGATATCCTTCTATTATCATGGTGAGtactgttggtcccgtataacgtgacaaggttagttccaagggggggataggaactatttaaaattttgtccgttaaagctgacttcttttcttttctgaaaaggtttacacagcggcgctaagtagttttaagacacaagcttagtcaactagtgactaagtctgcttctttccttgagtcatgagatagcacttaagtctattcctgaactcagcttcttacttcactcaactcagtgtctgttcgttacttagtcagttttatagcaagcaatatataaa encodes:
- the LOC136220916 gene encoding PLASMODESMATA CALLOSE-BINDING PROTEIN 3; the encoded protein is MATTFSISIFFFFSLFLLSSVIIGVSGGNWCVARSDASVQALQSAIDYACSAGADCTPILSNGLCFLPNTIQAHASYAFNSYFQRKSMAPGSCDFSGTATLAKTDPSYGSCVYPSSLSTAGGATTPSTSTNNGTSTTPMPTTLTPANGDGTAGLNPGMTPPLPTGEDDGSLGLVATTLLMPFSLLIVFLLTL